The Ahaetulla prasina isolate Xishuangbanna chromosome 3, ASM2864084v1, whole genome shotgun sequence genome window below encodes:
- the LRRC14 gene encoding leucine-rich repeat-containing protein 14 has protein sequence MYSLVFLCAQKVVSHYTTLQDALGFLPKELYPVLFKAAFMDKRTPALQQLVQTWPFPVLSFQKLLRKCQHCERALIREKPNKLCVQAIILGVVTYLMKMLEDRTCSKSKGQRLKILDMTGLQDEGHGPESMSLWSRTVTLAKASLDISKQQSKCLKRSSKRRKGPYSSSVALPAPQPVSVDVWVDLFVNSTSYVVLKDALQINSGNALRLRCRDFRAEELSIASTVGLLEFLDPAGVRQVDLRFNNLGLSGLRVVLPHLTKFTNLASLKLPYSNIDVRRLTVGMEGSLQYFATQLSRLTCLKELNLGSSRLSGKLRQLLGDLRSPLESLELAFCYLLPNDFAYLSQSLHTSALKKLDLSGNNLSDNLLQPLQGLLTEAASTLLHLDIMECRLMDSHLNLLLPALCRCTSLRYLGVFGNPISAKGVKNLLHKTVGLLDLRLVIYPYPVDCYGDDLPWPPTSSNLLNGSVDEEKFSRVSNELQQMLLSANRGDAIWTTNLCRHNSLDYFSL, from the exons ATGTATTCCCTGGTCTTCCTCTGTGCCCAGAAGGTTGTGTCTCACTACACAACCTTGCAAGATGCCCTGGGTTTCCTCCCGAAGGAGCTGTATCCCGTCCTGTTCAAGGCCGCCTTCATGGATAAGAGAACTCCGGCGCTCCAGCAATTGGTGCAGACCTGGCCATTCCCCGTCCTCAGTTTCCAGAAACTCTTGCGCAAATGTCAGCATTGTGAACGGGCCCTGATCCGGGAGAAACCGAACAAGTTGTGTGTTCAggccattattttgggggtgGTGACATATCTCATGAAGATGCTGGAGGATCGAACTTGTAGTAAGAG CAAGGGGCAGCGCTTGAAGATCCTCGACATGACAGGCCTCCAGGACGAAGGGCACGGCCCAGAGAGCATGAGCCTGTGGTCCAGGACAGTCACACTAGCCAAGGCTAGCCTGGACATCTCCAAGCAACAGAGCAAGTGCCTGAAGCGTTCCTCCAAGCGGAGGAAGGGCCCCTACAGTAGCTCCGTGGCCCTGCCGGCACCGCAGCCCGTGTCTGTGGATGTCTGGGTGGACCTTTTTGTCAACAGCACCTCCTATGTGGTGCTGAAGGACGCCCTGCAGATCAACAGCGGCAATGCCCTGCGCCTGCGCTGCCGGGATTTCCGGGCGGAGGAGCTCTCTATCGCCAGCACCGTGGGGCTGCTGGAGTTCCTAGACCCTGCTGGGGTCCGGCAGGTGGACCTGCGGTTCAACAACCTCGGGCTCTCCGGCCTCAGGGTGGTCCTGCCACACCTGACGAAGTTCACCAACCTGGCCAGCCTGAAGCTGCCCTATAGCAACATCGATGTCCGGCGCCTAACAGTGGGCATGGAAGGGAGCCTGCAGTACTTCGCCACCCAGCTCAGCCGCCTGACCTGCCTCAAAGAGCTGAACCTGGGCTCCTCCAGGCTTTCGGGGAAGCTGCGGCAACTCCTGGG GGACCTGCGAAGCCCTTTGGAGAGCCTGGAGCTGGCCTTTTGCTACCTGCTGCCCAACGACTTCGCCTACCTCTCCCAAAGCCTTCACACCTCGGCCCTGAAGAAGCTCGACCTGAGCGGCAACAACCTGTCCGACAACCTCCTCCAGCCTCTGCAGGGCCTGCTGACCGAGGCCGCCTCCACTTTGCTCCACCTGGACATCATGGAATGCCGGCTGATGGACAGCCACCTGAACCTGCTCCTGCCCGCCCTCTGCCGCTGCACCAGCCTCCGCTACCTGGGCGTCTTCGGCAACCCCATCTCGGCCAAGGGGGTGAAGAACCTGCTCCACAAGACGGTGGGCCTCTTGGACTTGCGGCTGGTCATCTACCCCTACCCCGTGGACTGCTACGGAGACGACCTGCCCTGGCCCCCCACCTCTTCCAACCTGCTCAACGGATCCGTGGACGAGGAGAAGTTCTCCCGGGTCAGCAACGAACTCCAGCAGATGCTGCTGAGCGCCAACCGGGGAGACGCCATCTGGACCACGAACCTCTGTCGCCACAACAGCCTCGACTATTTCAGTTTATAG
- the IQCN gene encoding IQ domain-containing protein N, giving the protein METYEDHPWCSYSYPSGEEEVTDEDVHHHDRQLAKIRARSNSRSRHRSSFLVDELDMLMDKAATTIQATWRGHLTRKQLVTEQAAAATIQAAWRRYIAREYHALQRQEVPSPQVYRRRRSSSISFGGERESWGYPRMDRERAAQIIQAHYRGYMTRQALGECQRAATTIQAHWRGYRTRRDLTQAGRHTYHPQRPQKTYYSPPRFPTGTYYGHPSYMPGSSSWVGPYPRKHWRKCLVGDPEEWKSKVPRSPSFLVQREDTEPAQPKTCPRCGRCTSIRVLVGVGKGPPSESETEDSECDRHASVSPSRNARRMSYTSRQEGPAYSQSRRYGPRFSYQAPSKSYHMPAEEQTRRQSREPSVVVSQRLAPSTQTSVRLTRERTSTRSLSSTSVQQQQLQQQGMPSQSTSDWLYETYGARRMGEGQRRVFKTRKQMWQVVRAATLIQAFWRGWRVRQTLRLQEEAAIKIQSAYRGYRTRAYLMEVGILSEGDTD; this is encoded by the coding sequence ATGGAGACCTACGAGGATCATCCTTGGTGCTCCTACAGCTATCCAAGTGGGGAAGAGGAGGTGACAGATGAAGACGTGCACCACCATGACCGGCAGCTGGCCAAGATCAGAGCCCGGAGTAACAGCCGTTCCCGCCACCGATCCTCCTTCCTAGTGGACGAGCTCGACATGCTCATGGACAAGGCGGCCACCACCATCCAGGCCACGTGGCGAGGCCACCTCACCCGTAAGCAGCTCGTGACAGAGCAAGCTGCAGCCGCCACCATCCAAGCTGCTTGGAGGCGATACATTGCTCGCGAGTACCACGCTCTGCAGCGGCAGGAGGTGCCTTCGCCACAAGTCTACAGGCGCCGGAGATCGTCCTCCATCTCctttgggggggagagagaatcctGGGGGTACCCCAGGATGGACAGGGAGAGAGCGGCCCAGATCATTCAGGCGCACTATCGGGGCTACATGACTCGCCAGGCCCTCGGTGAATGCCAGCGGGCAGCCACCACCATCCAAGCTCACTGGCGAGGATACCGTACCCGACGGGACTTGACCCAAGCAGGAAGACACACTTACCACCCTCAACGCCCACAGAAGACCTACTACAGTCCTCCAAGGTTTCCAACAGGGACCTACTACGGCCATCCCAGCTACATGCCCGGAAGCTCCTCCTGGGTGGGCCCGTACCCCAGGAAACATTGGCGCAAGTGCCTTGTGGGAGACCCTGAGGAGTGGAAAAGCAAGGTACCACGATCCCCGTCCTTCCTGGTCCAACGAGAGGACACCGAGCCCGCCCAGCCCAAGACATGTCCGCGCTGTGGGAGGTGCACCAGTATCCGTGTGCTCGTGGGTGTGGGCAAAGGGCCGCCATCAGAATCGGAAACGGAGGACAGTGAATGCGACAGGCACGCAAGTGTCTCTCCGTCCAGAAATGCCCGAAGGATGTCCTACACCTCCAGGCAGGAAGGACCAGCATACAGCCAGTCACGCCGTTACGGGCCACGCTTCTCCTATCAGGCGCCTTCAAAAAGCTACCATATGCCTGCGGAAGAGCAGACACGGAGGCAGAGTCGGGAACCCAGCGTAGTGGTCAGTCAGCGCCTGGCCCCTAGCACACAAACCTCCGTACGGCTGACACGGGAGCGCACCAGCACCCGGAGTCTCTCCTCCACCAGCGTCCAACAGCAGCAGCTGCAACAGCAAGGCATGCCTTCCCAGAGCACCTCCGACTGGCTGTACGAAACCTACGGGGCCCGCCGTATGGGCGAAGGCCAGAGGCGCGTGTTCAAGACCAGGAAGCAGATGTGGCAAGTGGTACGTGCAGCCACCCTGATCCAGGCCTTCTGGCGGGGCTGGAGGGTCCGGCAAACGTTGCGTCTCCAAGAAGAAGCGGCAATCAAGATCCAGTCCGCGTATCGGGGTTACCGAACCAGAGCTTACCTGATGGAGGTGGGAATCCTCAGCGAAGGGGATACGGATTAA
- the LRRC24 gene encoding leucine-rich repeat-containing protein 24: MGELGSEPPKGDDPGQMPILTAPPSWSRMAPAKAPLLCLLLLGLLVFQAHVCPAPCRCYSLTVECGSLGLKDIPGSISPTTQTIFLQDNSITQIRQQDLASLLDLRYLYMQNNTISALEPGAFHHQNRLLELALNGNRIHLINSSIFKGLEHLRVLYLSGNQITRLPDFTFCELERLQELHLQENSIESLEDQALTGLTSLALLDLSKNNLRTISRVTLRPLISLQVLRLTENPWRCDCALHWLSSWIREEGQRLLSPQDKKIECSEPPRLAYQSLADVSGNSLICIPPVVQVQPLEVTARLGDDLRVSCQASGYPQPLVTWRKLAHWRAGGSRGSRTHLPSGSFELRERSVGERFEQSDTGSGMLFLNNVTVSHAGKYECEASNPGGMARVVFHLMVNLSLQQQQSQGYPASVDISQEPLYDMESMDFHALGMATQTAIAVAISLLALVALLLVIMIYRKHRKRKKAKKEENILYVNDYSDGPTTFAQLEEYRDERGHEMFVIDRNKPLFATYKDPQGLAGVFPEQLQDQATQTLEGEEEAPQEGSELFTNQALMLQPQIAYEIHC, from the exons CTGGTCTAGGATGGCCCCGGCGAAGGCTCCACTTCTCTGCCTCCTGCTGCTCGGGCTCCTGGTGTTCCAGGCGCATGTATGTCCCGCGCCTTGCCGCTGCTACAGCCTGACGGTGGAGTGTGGCTCTTTAGGGCTGAAGGACATTCCAGGGAGCATCTCCCCCACCACGCAG ACCATTTTCCTGCAGGACAACAGCATCACCCAGATCCGCCAACAAGACCTGGCGTCCCTTCTGGATCTCCGGTATCTCTACATGCAGAACAACACCATCTCCGCCCTGGAGCCCGGCGCCTTTCACCACCAGAATCGGCTGCTGGAACTGGCGCTGAATGGCAACCGGATCCATTTGATCAACAGCAGCATCTTCAAAGGCTTGGAACACCTGCGGGTCCTTTATCTCTCCGGCAACCAGATCACCCGACTCCCAGATTTCACTTTTTGTGAACTGGAG AGGCTCCAGGAACTTCACCTGCAAGAGAACAGCATCGAGTCTCTGGAGGACCAAGCACTGACCGGACTGACCTCGCTAGCCTTGCTGGACCTCAGCAAGAACAACCTGCGTACCATCAGCCGGGTGACCTTGAGACCCCTCATCAGTCTGCAAGTGCTGAGGCTGACAG AGAATCCATGGCGATGCGACTGTGCTCTGCACTGGCTCAGCAGCTGGATCCGCGAGGAAGGCCAGAGGCTCCTGAGTCCCCAGGACAAGAAGATCGAGTGTTCGGAGCCGCCCCGCCTGGCTTACCAAAGCCTCGCCGACGTCTCCGGCAACAGCTTGATCTGCATCCCTCCGGTCGTGCAAGTGCAGCCCCTCGAAGTCACGGCCCGGCTGGGTGATGACCTGCGCGTCTCCTGTCAGGCCTCGGGCTACCCACAGCCGCTGGTGACCTGGCGTAAACTCGCCCACTGGCGGGCCGGGGGCTCCAGGGGAAGCCGGACCCATCTGCCCAGTGGAAGTTTTGAGCTGAGAGAGCGCAGCGTCGGGGAACGCTTCGAACAGTCGGACACCGGCAGCGGGATGCTGTTCCTCAACAACGTGACGGTGTCCCACGCTGGGAAATACGAGTGCGAGGCCTCCAATCCCGGCGGGATGGCCCGGGTGGTCTTCCACCTCATGGTGAACCTCTCGCTGCAGCAGCAACAATCGCAGGGCTACCCGGCTTCGGTAGACATCAGCCAGGAACCTCTCTACGACATGGAGAGCATGGACTTCCACGCCCTGGGCATGGCCACGCAGACTGCCATCGCCGTGGCCATCTCCCTGCTGGCCCTCGTGGCCCTCCTGTTGGTGATCATGATCTACCGGAAACACCGCAAGCGGAAAAAGGCCAAGAAGGAGGAGAACATCTTGTATGTCAACGACTACTCCGATGGGCCCACCACCTTCGCCCAGCTAGAGGAGTACCGAGACGAGAGGGGCCACGAAATGTTTGTCATTGACCGCAACAAGCCCCTCTTTGCCACCTATAAGGACCCCCAGGGCCTGGCAGGGGTCTTCCCGGAGCAGCTGCAAGACCAAGCGACTCAGACtctggaaggagaagaagaggctcCCCAAGAAGGCAGCGAGCTCTTCACCAACCAGGCACTGATGCTCCAGCCTCAGATAGCGTATGAAATCCACTGCTGA